The candidate division Zixibacteria bacterium HGW-Zixibacteria-1 DNA segment ACACGGTACTTGCCTGATTTAAAGCCTTCAAGCGCATCGCGGCGTTGCGCCAGGCTGCGGTCGGAATGGATCTCCGCCACGGATTGTCCCATGACGCGCAAATGGCGAGTGAGTTTGCGGGCCCCGTGCTTGGTGCGGGTGAAGACCAGGACCGATCCGTGATATTCGGCCAGCAACACCTCGAGCAGCCGACTCTTCGCTTCCTTCTCGATGAAGAATACCTCTTGCACGACTTTCTCGACGACGGTCCCAGACGGAGCGACTGCAATATTGATGGGCAGCTTCATATGCTGATGGGCCAGCCCCAGAATCTCCGGCGGTATAGTCGCAGAGAACAGCATGGTTTGACGTTCTCCTGGAACCGACCGCAGAATCTTGTTGATTTGCGGTGCAAAGCCCATGTCGAGCATGCGGTCGGCCTCATCCAGAACCAGAATCTTAACACTGGAGAGATTGAGTATCCGTCGTTCGAGGAAATCCACGAGACGTCCCGGAGTGGCGATTATTATACGAGGATTTTTTCCCAACGCACGTATTTGTTTTCCTTCCGGGACCCCGCCGATCAGCACGGCGGTGCGGAGACCGTGCGACCGTCCCACCGCCAGAAGCGATTCGTCCACCTGTATCGCCAATTCGCGCGTCGGCAGAAGCACCAATCCACGTCCCTTAAGTTGCGCCAGGCGCTGGATCATGGGAATGCCGAAAGCGAGGGTTTTACCGGTTCCGGTCTGAGCGACCGCGATCAGGTCCTTGCCTTCAAGCCCGATCGGGATCGAGCGGCTCTGAATGGGCGTCGGTTCCGTGAATTTAAGACGGGCGATGGCAACCAGCAGCCCCGGGGCGATGCCCAGGCCGCCAAATCCTGCAGTGTATGATTTGCTTTTCATTATTCCAAGATACTAATATTTTTCCGCAAAAGATAGTATAAAACCACCTGTTGATCGGCAGGATTAAGGCGTGAAGTCGAAACCTGCTTCGCTTTGCTCAGCATCCTCCGCCCTTTGGGCTCCGGACAGGGGATTTCGACTTTACTCTTACTTACCAGCTTAAGACAATTCGATAGCGGGCTTTGCCACTTTTCAATTTTTCAATGGCTTCGTTGACCTGATCAAAATGAAATTCCTCGACGACCGGCTTTATCTTATGCATGGCGGCGAAGTCAAGCATTTTCGCAATAGCAGCCGGACTTCCGACCGGTGAGCCGGATATTGAGCGCTGCCCCATGATTAAAGGAAAGACTCCGATATCGAGGGGGTCAAGGACAGCTCCGACAAAGTGCAGCCGACCCTTTGCGTTCAGGGTTGACAGGTAGGTATTCCAATCGAGTTTTACATTTACGGTCGATAAAATAAAATCGAACTGTCCCGCCGCCGCTTCAAGTTCTTCAGCGTTGCGGGAGTCAATTGTTTGATGCGCCCCCATCTTGATTGCTTCCACCTTTTTCGAATCGCTCGATGTGAAAGCCGTCACTTTGCAGCCCCAGGCATTCAGGAACATCAGGGCCATATGCCCCAATCCGCCGATGCCTATAACCCCGACTTTGTCGGTCGGTTTGACGCCGAATTGTAACAACGGATTAAAAACAGTGATACCGCCACAGAACAGGGGCCCGGCGCTCTTAATATCAAGTCCCTTGGGAAGGACTACCACGCTGGCATCATGGGCGCGAACCTGCCTGGCAAAACCTCCATGCCGGCCGATGATGGTTCCTTCCTGCTTGACGCACAAATTATGGTCGCCATTCAGGCAATTCGGACAGGTCATACAGTAACCCGAATGCCACCCCAGCCCGACTCTTTGACCGATCTTCAGATCGGTGACATCTTCACCCGATTTGGCAATGGTCCCGATAACTTCATGACCGGGCACAAGCGGGTATTGCGAGAATCCCCATGAATTGTTGATCATGCTCAGGTCACTGTAACAGATTCCACAGTGTTCAACATCGATCTCGACA contains these protein-coding regions:
- a CDS encoding alcohol dehydrogenase is translated as MIKAYAALAPGGKLEPFEYDPGPLGKHDVEIDVEHCGICYSDLSMINNSWGFSQYPLVPGHEVIGTIAKSGEDVTDLKIGQRVGLGWHSGYCMTCPNCLNGDHNLCVKQEGTIIGRHGGFARQVRAHDASVVVLPKGLDIKSAGPLFCGGITVFNPLLQFGVKPTDKVGVIGIGGLGHMALMFLNAWGCKVTAFTSSDSKKVEAIKMGAHQTIDSRNAEELEAAAGQFDFILSTVNVKLDWNTYLSTLNAKGRLHFVGAVLDPLDIGVFPLIMGQRSISGSPVGSPAAIAKMLDFAAMHKIKPVVEEFHFDQVNEAIEKLKSGKARYRIVLSW
- a CDS encoding ATP-dependent helicase; amino-acid sequence: MKSKSYTAGFGGLGIAPGLLVAIARLKFTEPTPIQSRSIPIGLEGKDLIAVAQTGTGKTLAFGIPMIQRLAQLKGRGLVLLPTRELAIQVDESLLAVGRSHGLRTAVLIGGVPEGKQIRALGKNPRIIIATPGRLVDFLERRILNLSSVKILVLDEADRMLDMGFAPQINKILRSVPGERQTMLFSATIPPEILGLAHQHMKLPINIAVAPSGTVVEKVVQEVFFIEKEAKSRLLEVLLAEYHGSVLVFTRTKHGARKLTRHLRVMGQSVAEIHSDRSLAQRRDALEGFKSGKYRVMIATDIAARGIDVVGIELVVNYDLPTNTQDYVHRIGRTARAGMAGRAISFATFDQRSDIRDIEKLIRTGLSIKQVPALPFDRAPRTLPAFVLEQQRAEKPQKPFGRSLKKKTTTRRRR